The Pseudomonas sp. B21-023 genomic interval GCCGATCTCGGCCGGCCATACGTGGTGTGGAACGTGTTCGCCACCCCGGAGCTGTCATTGCAGCCGGTGACCCATTGTTTCCCCATCGCCGGTTGCGTGGCCTATCGTGGCTACTACCGCCAGGGTGCCGCCCGCGGAGCGGCGGCGCTGATGCGCCAGGAGGGGCTGGATGTCTATGTCGGGGGCGTGGAGGCCTACTCCACCCTGGGCTGGTTCGACGACCCGATTCTTTCGACCATGACCGGCTGGGGCGAGGAGCGCCTGGCCACGGTGATTTTCCATGAGCTGGCGCATCAGCGCTTCTACGTTCCGGACGATACCGAGTTCAACGAATCGTTCGCATCGTTCGTCGAGCAGGAAGGCACCCGGCAATGGCGCGCGGCGCGCGGGTTGGCGGCGGTCGAGGAGCATGGCGCCGGGCAACGCGACGCCTTCATACGTCTGGTGCTGGCCAGCCGCGAGCGCCTGCAGGCGATCTATGCCGGGCCGCTGGATGCGGCGGGCAAGCGGACGGCCAAGCAGGCGGAGTTCGAACGGTTGCGGCGCGAATACCGAGAGGTGCGGGATCGGGATTGGGCGGGGGATCGGCGTTTCGATGCCTGGATGTACGGGCCGATGAACAATGCGAAGTTGTTGCCGTTTGGCCTGTATGACCAGTGGGTGCCGGCTTTTTCGCAGTTGTTCAAAGAGGTTGGTGGGGATTGGCAGCGGTTTTATGAGCGGGTGGAGGCGCTTGGGCGGTTGCCGATCGAACAGCGCAAATTGGCGTTGGCAGCGCTGGCCTCATCGCGGGGCAAGCCCGCTCCCACGACAGCTCGTGGGGGCGGGCCTGATCTGCGATAAAGCTTGATTAGCGCACGAATGCCTGGTGCAGCTCGGCCAGCGTCTCGAAGTGGAACGCCGGCGCCTCGGCCTCCAGTTCCTCACGGCTGCCGAATCCGTATCCCACCGCCACCGCCTGCAAACCGTTGCTGCGCGCACCGATCAGGTCATGCTTGCGATCCCCGATCATCAAGGTCTGCGTCGGATCCAGCCCCTCCTCGTCCAGCAGGTGGCGAATCAGCTCCACCTTGTTGGTCCGCGTGCCATCGAGCTCGCTGCCGTAGATCACCTTGAAGTGATGGTCGAAGGCGAAATGCCGGGCGATTTCGCGGGCGAACTCCCAGGGTTTGGAGGTGGCGATGTACAGGGTGCGGCCCTGGCCATTGAGCGCTTGCAGCAACTCGGGCACGCCGTCGAACACTAGATTCTCGTAAAGCCCGGTTACCTTGAAGCGCTCCCGGTAGTAGTTCACCGCGTCCCAGGCCTTGGCCTCGTCGAAGGCATAGAACTGCATGAACGCCTGCAGCAAGGGCGGGCCGATGAAGTGCTCGAGGCGAGCAAGGTCCGGCTCATCGATGCCCAGCTTGGCCAGGGCGTACTGGATCGAGCGGGTGATGCCCAGGCGCGGGTCGGTCAGGGTGCCGTCGAGGTCGAAGAGGATGTTTTGCTGGTGCATGGTGTTCTCTGCAGTCGAATTCATTCCGGGCGGTCGTAGCCTTCGGCCAGGTGCTGGTCCTTGAGCTTGACGTAGTTGCCGGCGCTGTAGGGGAAGAACGCGTGTTCCTGCTCGCTCAGCAGGCGCACCTGCTTCACCGGGCTGCCCATGTACAGGTAGCCGCTGACCAGGCGTTTGCCGGGTGGCACCAGGCTGCCGGCGCCGATGATCACTTCGTCCTCGACGATGGCGCCGTCCATGATGGTGCTGCCCATGCCGACCAGGATGCGATTGCCCAGGGTACAGCCATGCAGCATGACTTTGTGACCGATGGTCACCTCGTCGCCTATGATCAGTGGGTAGCCATCGGGGTTGAAGGGCCCGGCGTGGGTGATGTGCAGCACGCTGCCGTCCTGCACGCTGGTGCGCGCGCCGATACGGATGCGGTGCATGTCGCCGCGCACCACGGTCAACGGCCAGATCGAGCTGTCCTCGCCGATCTCGACGTCGCCGATGACCACCGCCGAACGGTCGACGAAGGCCCGTGTTCCCACTTTCGGCGTGTGTTCCCGAAACGTGCGGATGGCCATGATAGTGTTCCTCTGCAATGCCGATAGGCAGGCTGCCTGCTGCGGTCGGCGTCGATTGTAATTAAGATGGTCCCGTGTTTCTCCTGCCAAGGTACCCGAACCGTGAGTGCGAACAACCCGCTGCTGCAGTCCCATGATCTGCCGCCCTTCTCCGCGATTCGCGCCGAGCATGTGCTGCCGGCGATCGAGCAGATCCTCGCCGACAACCGCAAGGCCATCGCCGAGATCCTCGAAAAGCAGGGCAAGAACCCGACCTGGGCCGGCCTGGTGCTGGCGATGGACGAACTCAACGATCGCCTGGGCGCCGCCTGGAGCCCGGTCAGCCACCTCAACGCGGTGTGCAACAGCCAGGAACTGCGCGAGGCCTACGAGTCGTGCCTGCCGGCCCTGAGCGCCTATTCCACCGAACTGGGCCAGAACCGTGCCCTGTTCGAAGCGTATGAAGCCCTGGCCGCCAGCCCTGAAGCCGCCAGCTTCGACGTGGCGCAGAAGACCATCATCGACCACGCTCTGCGCGATTTCCGCCTGTCGGGCATCGACTTGCCGGCCGACAAGCAGCAGCGCTACGCCGAGGTGCAGAGCAAGCTCAGCGAACTGGGCAGCCGCTTCTCCAACCAGCTGCTCGACGCCACCCAGGCCTGGACCAAGCACGTCACCGACGAAGCCGCGCTGGCCGGCCTGACCGACTCGGCCAAGGCGCAGATGGCCGCCGCAGCGCAGGCCAAGGGCCTGGACGGCTGGCTGATCACCCTGGAGTTCCCCAGCTACTACGCAGTGATGACCTACGCCAGCGACCGCGCCCTGCGCGAAGAGCTGTATGCCGCTTACTGCACCCGTGCCTCCGACCAGGGCCCGAATGCCGGCCAGTTCGACAACGGCCCGGTGATGGAAGAGATCCTCGACCTGCGCCAGGAACTGGCCGGGCTGCTGGGTTACAAGAACTTCGCCGAGCTGAGCCTGGCCACCAAGATGGCCGAATCCAGCGACCAGGTGCTGAGTTTCCTGCGTGACCTGGCCAAGCGTTCCAAGCCATTTGCCGCCCAGGACCTGGAGCAGCTCAAGGCCTATGCGGCCGAGCAAGGCACCCCCGAGCTGGCCAGCTGGGACGCCGGGTACTTCGGCGAGAAGCTGCGCGAGCAGCGCTACAGCGTGTCCCAGGAAGCGCTGCGCGCCTACTTCCCGATCGACAAGGTGCTGTCCGGCCTGTTCGTTATCGTGCAGCGCCTGTACGGTATCGAGATCAATGAGCTCAAGGGCTTCGATAGCTGGCACCCGGACGTGCGCCTGTTCGAGATCAAGGAAAACGGCCAGCACGTCGGCCGCTTCTTCTTCGACCTCTATGCCCGCGCCAACAAGCGTGGCGGTGCCTGGATGGATGGCGCCCGCGACCATCGCCGCACCGCCAATGGCAGCCTGCAGAGCCCGGTGGCCAACCTGGTGTGCAACTTCACCCCCGCCACGCCCGGCAAGCCCGCGCTGCTTACCCACGACGAAGTCACCACCCTGTTCCACGAGTTCGGGCACGGCCTGCACCACCTGCTGACCCGTATCGAGCATGCCGGTGTGTCCGGCATCAACGGCGTGGCCTGGGACGCGGTGGAGCTGCCGAGCCAGTTCATGGAGAACTGGTGCTGGGAGCCCGAGGGCCTGGCGCTGATCTCTGGCCACTACGAGACCGGTGAGGCATTGCCCCAGGACCTGCTGGACAAGATGCTCGCGGCGAAGAACTTCCAGTCCGGCATGATGATGGTGCGCCAGCTGGAGTTCTCGCTGTTCGACTTCGAGCTGCACGCCACCCATGGCGACGGCCGCAGCGTGCTGCAGGTGCTCGAGGGCGTGCGTGACGAGGTCACGGTGATGCGTCCGCCGGCCTACAACCGCTTCCCCAACAGCTTCGCGCACATCTTCGCCGGCGGTTATGCGGCGGGTTACTACAGCTACAAGTGGGCTGAAGTGCTGTCGGCCGACGCCTTCTCGCGCTTTGAGGAAGAAGGTGTGCTCAACGCCGAGACCGGCCGCGCCTTCCGCGAAGCCATCCTGGCCCGTGGCGGTTCCCGCGAGCCGATGGTGCTGTTCGTCGACTTCCGTGGCCGCGAGCCTTCCATCGATGCATTGTTGCGCCACAGCGGCCTCACCGAGGACGCGGCGGCATGAGTGAGGTAGCCGTGAGCAAGAGCAAGCGACGCTTCATCGCCGGGGCGGTTTGCCCGGCGTGCAGCGAGATGGACAAGCTGATGATGTGGAACGAGGACGGTGTGCCGCACCGTGAGTGCGTGGCCTGTGGGTTCACTGACACCCTGAACGAACAAGGCCTGTCGGTACCCAGCGAGCTCGGCACCCGGGTCAATCACCTGGCGCCGAAAGCGCCGCCGGCCAAGGTGCAGACCGTGCAGTTCTTCCCCAATCCGAAGCTGAAGAAGCCTTCGGAATAACGATCTTTCGGGCGCCCTGGGACGCTCTTTGGGCTCAGGGTAGATATTGCTGCCTGTCCCGCTTGGGTGGGTCACTAAGGTGTAGGTCCCTTGACCCGCACCGAGGTGCACGATGACCCACCCATTCGTTTTTCTTCCTGGCGGGCTGCTTGATTACGCGTCGTTGCGGCCCGAGCAGCTCGAACCGGCCGTTCGCCAGATTCATGATGCCAACCTGACAGCGCTTGAGCGGATCGTTGCCGATCAGGCGCATGTTCCTGGATGGAATGACCTGGTCCTGGCAATCGAGCGGCTCGACCAGCGGCTGGAGGACACTTTTCACTCACTGGTCCCCCTCGCTTACGAGGGCGGGGGTTGGGCCGATGCGGTGAGTGCCTGCCATGGTCTGCTCGGCGACTGGAAGCGACGTAAACATGAATGCCCGGGGCTGTTGCAGGCCTATCAACGCATCGACGAGGCGACACTCGACACTGAGCAACGTGTGGTGCTGTCGAGGATTCTCAGGGACTTTCGCCTGGGTGGCTTTCAGCTGGGGGGCGCTGAACGGGCCCAATTGCGCGCGACCGAAGCTGCCATTAGCGGGCTCGAACGGCAGTTCATGGGCAATCTGAGAGGCGCTCGAAATGCCGCGGCACGTTTATTGACCGATGAATCGCAATTGAGTGGTCTTGACGGACCGCAACGGCGACGCCTGCGGGACAACGCCCAGGAAGAGGAGCTGGATGGTTGGCTGATCGACCTGGGGGAAACGACCGTCGAGGCGATTCTCGAATCGGCTGATGATCGCTCGCTGCGTGCCTGGGTCTACCGTGCTTCCCGGTCACTGGCGACGGACCCTGACCACGACAATGCCCAGGTAATGCAAGCGCTGTTGCGTTTGCGATACGAGCGGGCCCAGCTGCTGGGCTTGGCCAACGCTGCCGAGGTCGGGCTCGAGCTGAAAGCCGCTCGTACCACAAGCGAGGTCGAAACATTCATCGACGGTCTGATCGAAGAGAACCGTCCCAGACTGCAAGCCGACCTAAAGGAACTGCAGGAGCGGGCTGACCAATTGGGGATGGGGACGCTTGAGCCTTGGGATATCGCTTATCTGACCAGGCAGCTCAGGGACGATGCTGTCGCCGGGCTGCAACTGCGTGATCGCTTTCCACTCGATACAGCCCTGACCGCTTTGCGCGAGCTGCACGAGCGATTGTTCGATATCCGCATGGTGCCGCGTGCCGTCGCGGTCTGGCACGCAGATGTGCAAGTGCTGGAGGTACGCGAAGAGGGTAGCGTGCTGGGGTACATCTACCTCGACCTTCACGCGCGTCCTGGCAAAGTGTCCTGGCCGTACTGCTACCCCATGCGTCAGCGCCATGTCGATACCGACGGTGCGCTGACATTGCCAACCACCTTGCTGTCCTGCTCCTTCGCACACGGCCCCGATGGATCTACGTCGCGCCTTGGCCACAGCGATTTGTGCAAGCTTCATCATGAATTCGGCCATGCGCTGCACCAGATTCTCGTGACCCATCGTCATCGTCGCCTCAATCGCACCCTGCCGGCGATGCTCGGCCCGGACAGCTGTGAGTTCGTTGGCATCCTGTTCGAGCAATGGTGCTGGTCCGCACCTGCTCTGCAAGGCGTCACAGCCCTCATGGCGGATACTGCCCCGGTTCCCCTGGAAGCCTTGCGGCGCTGGTTGGCGAGCCGGCGGCGGCTGCGGGGTGTGGCCGAGGCCGAGCAGCTGCGGCGTGCCTGGTTCGACTTCATCGCGCACCGCGATAGGGATGCACGTCTCGACCTGCAATACCTGGCGCGCCAGGCCAGCCATCTGGTCGGGCTCCCTGCAGCGTTCGCGCAGGAGCGTTTCGCCGAGTCTTTCGACTACCTGGTGACAGGTTATGAGGCCGGGTACTACAGCTACAAATGGGCCCAGGCGCATGCCATCGATGCGTTCACCCGTTTCGCAGCACAAGGTGTCGATCAGCGGGAGGTCGCGCGGATCATGCGGCGGGAGCTCATGACCAAGATTGCCTTGCGCGGGCTTTCCGCTTCATTCAACGCGTTCGTCGGCAGGGGGCTTTCCCTGGCGGCCTACCGTGCCTGGCATCAGCCCGCCTGACGGTACTGGCTATCGATGACGACTCATTGTACTGTACAAAAATACAGTAAATGGGTTGTCGTCATGTCTACTTCTCCCATCCGCGGCCGCGGCACCGCCAGCAACCCGCACAACCGTTTCGCCCCGAGTCGTGCGGTGGCCGAGGATGACGGGTGGTACCAAGAGGTGCCAATAACCCAGGGCACCGAGGTACGGATCGAGGTGGCGAAGACCATCATCGCGCGCAACACCTCACCCGACCTGCCTTTCGACCGTTCGATCAACCCCTATCGCGGCTGCGAGCATGGTTGCATCTACTGTTACGCCCGTCCCAGCCACGCCTACTGGGACCTCTCTCCCGGCCTGGATTTCGAAACCAAGCTGATCGCCAAGACCAACGCCGCCGAGGTGCTTGAGCAGCAGTTGAGCAAGCCTGGCTACGTCTGTGCGCCGATCAACCTGGGGTCCAACACCGACCCTTATCAGCCCATCGAGCGCGAACAACAACTGACCCGGCGCCTGCTCGAAGTTCTGCTGCGTTACCGCCACCCAGTGACCATCGTCACCAAGGGCTCGCTGGTGCTGCGCGACCTTGACCTGCTGAGCGAGCTGGCCAGCCAGCGCCTGGCACGGGTGATGATCAGCCTCACCACCCTGGACGATGAGCTCAAGCGCACCCTCGAACCACGAGCGGCCGCTCCAAAGGCGCGCCTGCGCGCAATTCGCGTGCTGCGTGAGGCCGGTGTTCCGGCGGGCGTGCTGTGTTCGCCGATGATTCCGATGATCAATGACAGCGAACTTGAGCACCTGCTGGAGGCGGCGAAGGAGGCCGGCGCGCAGAGCGCGGCGTACATGATGCTGCGCTTGCCGCTGGAGGTGGCACCGTTGTTCGAGCAGTGGCTGCACGATCACTACCCGCAGCGGGCCACGCATGTGCTGAGCCTGATTCGTCAGAGCCGGGGTGGTGAACTCTACGACAGCCGATTCGGTGCGCGGATGCGCGGTGAAGGGGTGTTCGCTGACTTGCTGGCGCAGCGCTTTCGCAAGGCGGCCAGGCGGCTGGAGTTCGAAGGGCGGGAGGACCTGGCGCTTGATTGCAGTGCCTTCTGCCCTCCCGGTGCACAGATGGCACTGTTCTAGCCAGCGGCTCGTTCAATCGTGAAGGCGAGCCCTACCTATAAGTACAACTAAAGCAACCCAACAATTTCACTCATGAAGGTTGGCAACTGATGCTTTTTTGCTATTATCCAGTGCTCCCCTCGCCTATCCAGAACGCCCGTTCTAGAGCCTGCGCAATTAAGTTTCAGTTAAGTTTCCTACGCTAGCGTGAGTCATGAGTCAGCAATGACTGTGATTATTTACCCGTGCGCGTCATCTAAATCCCCGCGTCACCCCAATCTTTCCCCGGTAACATGGAATTCACTT includes:
- a CDS encoding M3 family metallopeptidase; its protein translation is MTHPFVFLPGGLLDYASLRPEQLEPAVRQIHDANLTALERIVADQAHVPGWNDLVLAIERLDQRLEDTFHSLVPLAYEGGGWADAVSACHGLLGDWKRRKHECPGLLQAYQRIDEATLDTEQRVVLSRILRDFRLGGFQLGGAERAQLRATEAAISGLERQFMGNLRGARNAAARLLTDESQLSGLDGPQRRRLRDNAQEEELDGWLIDLGETTVEAILESADDRSLRAWVYRASRSLATDPDHDNAQVMQALLRLRYERAQLLGLANAAEVGLELKAARTTSEVETFIDGLIEENRPRLQADLKELQERADQLGMGTLEPWDIAYLTRQLRDDAVAGLQLRDRFPLDTALTALRELHERLFDIRMVPRAVAVWHADVQVLEVREEGSVLGYIYLDLHARPGKVSWPYCYPMRQRHVDTDGALTLPTTLLSCSFAHGPDGSTSRLGHSDLCKLHHEFGHALHQILVTHRHRRLNRTLPAMLGPDSCEFVGILFEQWCWSAPALQGVTALMADTAPVPLEALRRWLASRRRLRGVAEAEQLRRAWFDFIAHRDRDARLDLQYLARQASHLVGLPAAFAQERFAESFDYLVTGYEAGYYSYKWAQAHAIDAFTRFAAQGVDQREVARIMRRELMTKIALRGLSASFNAFVGRGLSLAAYRAWHQPA
- a CDS encoding PA0069 family radical SAM protein — protein: MSTSPIRGRGTASNPHNRFAPSRAVAEDDGWYQEVPITQGTEVRIEVAKTIIARNTSPDLPFDRSINPYRGCEHGCIYCYARPSHAYWDLSPGLDFETKLIAKTNAAEVLEQQLSKPGYVCAPINLGSNTDPYQPIEREQQLTRRLLEVLLRYRHPVTIVTKGSLVLRDLDLLSELASQRLARVMISLTTLDDELKRTLEPRAAAPKARLRAIRVLREAGVPAGVLCSPMIPMINDSELEHLLEAAKEAGAQSAAYMMLRLPLEVAPLFEQWLHDHYPQRATHVLSLIRQSRGGELYDSRFGARMRGEGVFADLLAQRFRKAARRLEFEGREDLALDCSAFCPPGAQMALF
- a CDS encoding HAD family hydrolase; its protein translation is MHQQNILFDLDGTLTDPRLGITRSIQYALAKLGIDEPDLARLEHFIGPPLLQAFMQFYAFDEAKAWDAVNYYRERFKVTGLYENLVFDGVPELLQALNGQGRTLYIATSKPWEFAREIARHFAFDHHFKVIYGSELDGTRTNKVELIRHLLDEEGLDPTQTLMIGDRKHDLIGARSNGLQAVAVGYGFGSREELEAEAPAFHFETLAELHQAFVR
- a CDS encoding YheV family putative zinc ribbon protein; translation: MSEVAVSKSKRRFIAGAVCPACSEMDKLMMWNEDGVPHRECVACGFTDTLNEQGLSVPSELGTRVNHLAPKAPPAKVQTVQFFPNPKLKKPSE
- a CDS encoding gamma carbonic anhydrase family protein gives rise to the protein MAIRTFREHTPKVGTRAFVDRSAVVIGDVEIGEDSSIWPLTVVRGDMHRIRIGARTSVQDGSVLHITHAGPFNPDGYPLIIGDEVTIGHKVMLHGCTLGNRILVGMGSTIMDGAIVEDEVIIGAGSLVPPGKRLVSGYLYMGSPVKQVRLLSEQEHAFFPYSAGNYVKLKDQHLAEGYDRPE
- a CDS encoding aminopeptidase, whose product is MRCSRRALDRVFTRFVPVTLAVLLSGCSSVSYYGQLAEGQWQLLRARQPLDRVIADPATSPALRQRLLFAEKARAFASTQLKLPDNGSYRVYADLGRPYVVWNVFATPELSLQPVTHCFPIAGCVAYRGYYRQGAARGAAALMRQEGLDVYVGGVEAYSTLGWFDDPILSTMTGWGEERLATVIFHELAHQRFYVPDDTEFNESFASFVEQEGTRQWRAARGLAAVEEHGAGQRDAFIRLVLASRERLQAIYAGPLDAAGKRTAKQAEFERLRREYREVRDRDWAGDRRFDAWMYGPMNNAKLLPFGLYDQWVPAFSQLFKEVGGDWQRFYERVEALGRLPIEQRKLALAALASSRGKPAPTTARGGGPDLR
- the prlC gene encoding oligopeptidase A, whose product is MVPCFSCQGTRTVSANNPLLQSHDLPPFSAIRAEHVLPAIEQILADNRKAIAEILEKQGKNPTWAGLVLAMDELNDRLGAAWSPVSHLNAVCNSQELREAYESCLPALSAYSTELGQNRALFEAYEALAASPEAASFDVAQKTIIDHALRDFRLSGIDLPADKQQRYAEVQSKLSELGSRFSNQLLDATQAWTKHVTDEAALAGLTDSAKAQMAAAAQAKGLDGWLITLEFPSYYAVMTYASDRALREELYAAYCTRASDQGPNAGQFDNGPVMEEILDLRQELAGLLGYKNFAELSLATKMAESSDQVLSFLRDLAKRSKPFAAQDLEQLKAYAAEQGTPELASWDAGYFGEKLREQRYSVSQEALRAYFPIDKVLSGLFVIVQRLYGIEINELKGFDSWHPDVRLFEIKENGQHVGRFFFDLYARANKRGGAWMDGARDHRRTANGSLQSPVANLVCNFTPATPGKPALLTHDEVTTLFHEFGHGLHHLLTRIEHAGVSGINGVAWDAVELPSQFMENWCWEPEGLALISGHYETGEALPQDLLDKMLAAKNFQSGMMMVRQLEFSLFDFELHATHGDGRSVLQVLEGVRDEVTVMRPPAYNRFPNSFAHIFAGGYAAGYYSYKWAEVLSADAFSRFEEEGVLNAETGRAFREAILARGGSREPMVLFVDFRGREPSIDALLRHSGLTEDAAA